Proteins from a single region of Drosophila biarmipes strain raj3 chromosome 3R, RU_DBia_V1.1, whole genome shotgun sequence:
- the LOC108026222 gene encoding mucin-5AC isoform X8, producing MAPALTAEPLSPKEKLTSTASPSARSSLESGGIGGGGAAGGAVAKKPATPTPATATTRVTRSSAAAASVASSPQQQTPQQQQQQRSSPAVNNKRKWRSNEPMGLSAAPTPHSSSAPNTTAEAAVASTSTVENNNNNSSTSTSNSSTPKDNSTAQLLADLTINFEETISADICLRKTLPDVTLGKEPATPAVVLPVATNSASSGSSLPGDTPPVASAEEELPKIETDNIEERLSQLDGNASAMPEEPVAPPPAPLPVQEPPGTPSRPQQPPAQQMTPQSTSTSINFLKDGAAGAVLEDQDIEEVLKALKTFDGGHVNPDTICEFFDEVWEEAAPAAPLPAAAPGNVVELPDAKPSCSDILASGSSSSISQANVIVKQEQQQRPWQDVHAELEQQQHVISRRIEFLLRRMRKLQARAMCRHTSEEVAGIMEWSARTSHKAPVPARSATLSEQQATVLSIVSGRPGPTFWEEQNKHPLPASQMSSVIRHISTAARHQQICHSANGSSATLAPSSSWYNNTNSSTLPAKRPRKNQLEPAMSTGAATSTTTSTLASSGLAPGTTGSDAKDSNTPRADDIVPNYDTYVTSELTHVAGLLHTELREVQNAIDSDATESSSGGESADEMVTYNNTQQLSLSITRRAVWRYSKDRAAIALRWSWLCSQLTDLEMKIRQHSDLFSELTQSKGEVQLEATARTSPPLPPPANGIREEPSGDYLCSRARPLVLSQFHKRKLFQTTNMHTISKKAARPSNIKCGCQWPQVPCTLCTGRADPTAPRDLVETMMPANRVALLDAGYHPVLSFASDVSQSVHLEAIARQPDWQYRVMRCQAKAIVKAMWKAERETLASGGIGGPAGSRRSGDAVKRRYIRRKERNNNSNKEAGSGTKAAAAGGGACGSGTGSSGVGGGESGNGTGTATTSSSTTPTTTPLVANSKLFSGQGQEASTTTAATTPNWSEQFQLAVARLSPTPTTTPPQSLLNLDLGSQRR from the exons ATGGCCCCAGCGCTCACAGCCGAGCCACTAAGTCCCAAGGAGAAGCTAACCAGCACAGCCTCGCCCTCGGCCCGCAGCTCTCTGGAGAGCGGAGGCATTGGAGGAGGAGGTGCCGCCGGCGGTGCAGTGGCCAAGAAGCCAGCGACGCCCACTCCGGCCACGGCCACCACGAGGGTCACCCGCTCCTCGGCGGCAGCTGCCTCAGTGGCCTCTTCCCCGCAGCAACAgacgccgcagcagcagcagcaacagagaTCCTCGCCTGCTGTCAACAACAAGAGGAAGTGGCGTTCCAATGAACCAATGGGCCTGAGTGCCGCCCCCACTCCACACAGCAGCAGTGCGCCCAATACCACGGCGGAGGCAGCGGTGGCCTCCACTTCCACTGtagaaaacaacaacaacaacagcagcacaTCCACCAGCAACAGCTCCACTCCCAAGGACAACTCAACGGCCCAGCTGCTGGCGGATCTGACCATCAACTTTGAGGAGACCATATCCGCCGATATTTGCCTGAGGAAAACCCTGCCCGATGTGACTCTGGGCAAGGAGCCGGCCACGCCTGCCGTTGTCCTGCCAGTGGCCACCAATTCTGCCAGTTCCGGCAGCAGTTTGCCAGGTGATACACCGCCGGTAGCCTCAGCAGAGGAGGAGCTGCCAAAGATAGAAACAGATAATATAGAAG AGCGTCTCAGCCAGCTGGATGGCAATGCCAGTGCGATGCCCGAGGAGCCTGTGGCTCCGCCTCCTGCTCCGCTGCCCGTGCAGGAGCCGCCGGGCACGCCCAGCAGGCCTCAGCAGCCGCCAGCCCAACAGATGACGCCGCAAAGCACCTCCACTTCCATTAATTTTCTCAAGGACGGAGCTGCCGGCGCTGTGTTGGAGGATCAGGACATCGAGGAGGTGCTCAAGGCGCTGAAGACATTCGACGGCGGCCATGTCAATCCCGATACCATCTGCGAGTTCTTCGACGAGGTGTGGGAAGAGGCAGCTCCGGCTGCGCCCTTGCCGGCAGCGGCTCCTGGAAACGTGGTCGAGCTGCCGGACGCGAAGCCCAGCTGCAGTGACATCCTggccagcggcagcagcagcagcatttcCCAGGCCAATGTGATCGTaaagcaggagcagcagcagcgacccTGGCAGGATGTCCACGCCGAGTtggaacagcagcagcatgtgATTTCGCGCCGGATTGAGTTTTTGCTGCGCAGGATGCGCAAGCTCCAGGCGCGCGCCATGTGCCGCCACACCAGCGAGGAGGTGGCCGGCATAATGGAGTGGTCCGCCCGCACCTCCCACAAGGCTCCAGTTCCGGCGAGAAGTGCCACGCTGTCCGAGCAGCAGGCCACCGTCCTGTCGATTGTCTCCGGACGTCCGGGCCCCACCTTCTGGGAGGAGCAGAACAAGCATCCGCTGCCCGCGAGTCAGATGAGCAGTGTGATTCGGCACATTTCGACGGCGGCTCGGCATCAGCAAATCTGCCATTCGGCCAACGGAAGCTCCGCTACCCTGGCACCATCCTCCAGCTGGTACAACAACACGAACAGCTCAACGCTGCCGGCCAAGCGTCCGCGAAAGAATCAATTGGAACCTGCCATGTCAACGGGAGccgcaacatcaacaacaacgtCAACGTTGGCCTCATCTGGACTGGCGCCGGGCACGACGGGATCCGACGCAAAGGATTCGAATACGCCGCGGGCGGACGACATCGTGCCCAACTACGACACCTATGTGACCAGTGAACTCACCCACGTGGCCGGTCTGCTGCACACGGAACTTCGAGAGGTGCAGAACGCTATCGATTCGGACGCCACGGAGTCGAGTTCCGGGGGCGAATCTGCCGACGAGATGGTCACCTACAACAACACCCAGCAACTGTCGCTATCCAT CACTCGGCGCGCTGTTTGGCGGTACTCGAAAGATCGGGCAGCCATAGCCCTGCGCTGGTCGTGGCTCTGCTCCCAGCTGACCGACCTGGAGATGAAGATCCGGCAGCACAGCGACCTCTTCTCGGAGCTGACCCAGTCCAAGGGCGAGGTGCAGCTGGAGGCCACGGCCAGGACATCGCCTCCGCTGCCACCGCCTGCAAATGGCATCAGGGAGGAGCCCTCCGGCGACTATCTGTGCAGTCGGGCCCGGCCATTGGTGCTGTCCCAGTTCCACAAGCGCAAGCTCTTCCAGACCACGAACATGCACACGATTTCCAAGAAGGCCGCGCGGCCCAGCAACATCAAGTGTGGCTGCCAGTGGCCGCAGGTGCCATGCACCCTGTGCACAGGTCGCGCGGATCCCACAGCGCCCCGGGATCTGGTCGAGACGATGATGCCGGCCAACCGGGTGGCGCTGCTCGATGCTGGCTACCATCCAGTGCTCAGTTTCGCCAGTG ATGTCAGCCAGTCAGTGCACCTGGAGGCCATTGCCCGCCAGCCGGACTGGCAGTACCGAGTCATGCGCTGCCAGGCCAAGGCCATTGTCAAGGCCATGTGGAAGGCGGAGCGCGAGACGCTGGCCTCCGGCGGCATTGGCGGACCGGCGGGCAGCCGGCGATCGGGCGATGCGGTCAAGCGGCGTTATATACGACGCAAGGAGCGCAACAACAACTCAAATAAGGAGGCTGGCAGCGGAACtaaagctgctgctgcaggaggaggagcatgCGGAAGCGGAACCGGAAGCAGTGGCGTCGGGGGAGGGGAGAGCGGAAACGGTACTGGTACTGCTACTACTTCTTCTTCTACTACGCCTACTACAACGCCACTTGTGGCCAACAGTAAATTATT cagcggccAAGGGCAAGAGGCAAGCaccacaacagcagcaacaacacccAACTGGAGCGAGCAATTCCAGCTCGCAGTGGCCAGACTCTCGCCAACGCCAACGACAACGCCACCACAGTCCCTCCTCAACCTCGATCTCGGCAGCCAGCGGCGCTAA